A window from Micromonospora profundi encodes these proteins:
- a CDS encoding CPBP family intramembrane glutamic endopeptidase, whose translation MLLIVGMTLSGVALSLMAAFVDAAIDTDGRTEWTPLMHTAGMISVALVIPWSMLIQRWLYGVRGPSLHSVISRFRFDIFGRALLLITPAWVAVMAFHYWVPLPQTEWSYTDVLWILLATLLLTPLQAAGEEYGFRGLIFRVAGGWTRGARAGLAVGVLVSSVAFAVVHLSTDIWLNLWYLIFGVGLTLITWRTGGIEIAVVLHAGYNTLSFVFDAALRTDIANVVTDRAAGAATIGVLVPSAVVVITALVVGMRTRRSGPTRTPHSPAARPASALSGAQLAGSQRWPS comes from the coding sequence GTGCTTCTGATCGTCGGGATGACGCTGTCCGGCGTCGCTCTCAGCCTGATGGCGGCGTTCGTGGATGCCGCCATCGACACCGACGGGCGCACTGAGTGGACGCCCCTGATGCACACCGCCGGCATGATTTCCGTCGCACTGGTCATCCCGTGGAGCATGCTCATCCAGCGGTGGCTCTACGGCGTGAGAGGCCCCTCGCTGCACTCGGTGATCTCGCGATTCCGGTTCGACATCTTCGGGCGCGCGCTGCTTCTGATCACCCCCGCGTGGGTTGCCGTCATGGCGTTCCACTACTGGGTCCCGCTGCCGCAGACCGAATGGAGTTACACCGACGTGCTGTGGATACTCCTCGCCACGCTCCTGCTCACGCCCCTGCAGGCCGCAGGTGAGGAATACGGGTTCCGTGGGCTCATCTTCCGCGTCGCAGGTGGCTGGACCCGCGGAGCGCGGGCGGGCCTCGCCGTCGGTGTGCTGGTCTCCAGCGTCGCCTTCGCGGTCGTCCACCTGTCGACCGACATCTGGCTGAACCTCTGGTACCTGATCTTCGGCGTCGGGCTCACGCTCATCACCTGGCGCACCGGGGGCATCGAGATCGCAGTGGTGCTACACGCGGGGTACAACACCCTGTCCTTCGTGTTCGATGCTGCGCTGCGCACCGATATCGCCAACGTCGTGACGGATCGCGCAGCGGGCGCCGCGACGATCGGGGTCCTCGTTCCCAGCGCAGTTGTCGTCATCACAGCCCTGGTGGTCGGGATGCGCACCCGGCGCAGCGGCCCTACGCGAACACCGCACTCGCCGGCCGCGCGACCCGCGTCCGCGCTCTCGGGGGCGCAGCTCGCGGGTAGCCAAAGATGGCCCTCGTGA
- a CDS encoding protein kinase domain-containing protein — MSRNRALYGNYEVGDLIGWGGMANIRLGRDIRSGRSVAIKVLRRDLALDPLFQSRFRREARMTARLSHPAIVSVYDTGYNELEGGSAGRVRVPYIVMEYVSGRPLSDLLKAGGLRLKDSIQYQVEILSALEFSHRAGIVHRDIKPANVMITTEGSVKIVDFGIAHDSGDPVPAITQAHEILGTPQYLSPEQVRGETVDARSDLYSAGCLLYELLTGRPPFIGPDPLSVAYQHVYEEPALFRSRGLDLTPALDSVLVKALAKAREDRFRNARAFREALQSAAKGIISEDGGARLGKFENDAAKALAMGGHAGMASVDR, encoded by the coding sequence ATGAGCAGGAATCGAGCCCTCTATGGAAATTATGAGGTAGGCGATCTCATTGGCTGGGGCGGTATGGCCAATATCCGCCTAGGTCGCGACATCCGCTCAGGTCGGTCCGTTGCGATAAAGGTGCTCCGCAGAGATCTTGCACTGGATCCCCTGTTCCAATCCAGGTTTCGACGCGAGGCGCGGATGACGGCTCGCCTCAGTCATCCCGCGATCGTCTCCGTCTATGACACCGGTTATAACGAGTTGGAAGGAGGATCGGCGGGTAGGGTACGAGTTCCATATATTGTCATGGAGTATGTCTCTGGCCGGCCCCTGTCGGACCTTCTCAAGGCTGGCGGACTCAGACTCAAGGACTCGATCCAGTATCAGGTCGAGATCCTCTCGGCGCTTGAGTTCAGTCATCGCGCCGGCATTGTCCATCGCGACATCAAACCGGCCAATGTGATGATCACAACGGAGGGTTCCGTCAAAATCGTGGACTTCGGAATCGCACACGACAGTGGTGATCCAGTCCCGGCGATAACCCAGGCCCACGAGATCCTTGGAACTCCCCAGTATCTCTCTCCCGAGCAGGTGCGCGGTGAGACCGTGGACGCCCGCAGCGACCTCTACTCCGCAGGCTGCCTGCTCTATGAACTACTTACCGGGCGGCCCCCCTTTATCGGTCCTGACCCGCTGTCTGTCGCCTACCAACACGTCTATGAGGAACCCGCGCTGTTCCGCTCGCGCGGTCTAGACCTCACTCCCGCGCTTGATTCCGTACTCGTGAAGGCTCTCGCCAAAGCCCGGGAGGATCGGTTCCGGAACGCGCGAGCCTTCAGAGAGGCGCTCCAGTCTGCGGCGAAGGGCATCATTAGCGAAGATGGCGGCGCCCGCTTGGGTAAGTTCGAAAACGACGCGGCCAAGGCACTCGCCATGGGCGGCCACGCTGGCATGGCCAGCGTCGACCGCTGA
- a CDS encoding helix-turn-helix transcriptional regulator: MADGVRVGDNYLLLQCRQIRVGMKLANLLGRHAECEAVKQLLARAQAGRSGALVVRGEAGIGKTALVEYARDVAAPLGFRAEILAGAESETQFAFAGLHQLCGPLLDRAGALPEPQQAALGVAFGQRAGAAPDRFLVGLATLNLLAEVAEEGPLLCLVDDAQWLDQPSAQVLAFVARRVAAEQLALVFALRDHDGGDVRPFSGLPELRLDGLGETDAQALLAAAVPTPLDDGVRDRIIAESRGNPLALLELPRSTPPTQLAGGFELPDALSVPHRIEESFQRRSGSLPAETQLLLLVAAAEPTGEVALLWRAAAHLGIAREEAAPAEAAGLLEIDTRVRFRHPLVRSAVYRAATPPDHRRAHRALAAATDPQLDPDRRAWHRAQAVLGTDEEAAAELEQLADRARARGGWAAAAAFLQQAAELTPEPVDRTRRALVAAHAKHEAGAPESSLRLLTIAAAGPLDALQAARLKLLRAQVTFHTTRGSEVPGMLLDAARTLTPLDAALARETYLHALDAALVAGDSDRGVLEVAEAARAAPAPPGSPQPSDLLLDGLTKTLTGGYAAGAPRLRHALEAFRNSPPTDPEQDCQSDRWLRLAGRNAVAILDDELLYLLASRNVQLTREAGALTTLPDSLRFLSITSVLMGELARAGELATEATTITQATGGVQLRHAHIILSAWRGDQAETTALNALTAQDVAFSDESTEASFAQYAMAVLHNGLGNYPAAQDAAVRAFNSPELALSNLVHFELIESAARAGRPERAVEAMKQLCSRARASGTPWALGMAARSEALTSAGSAAEDQYLEAIAQLKHSRMGGYLARTHLVYGEWLRREGRRREAREQLRTAHELLSDMGAEAFAERAARELRATGEHPRKRAAQPTDALTAHELHIARLVATGATSREVGAQLFLSPRTIEAHLRSIFRKLGITSRRQLKELALPDWAGRG, encoded by the coding sequence TTGGCGGACGGGGTTCGCGTCGGTGACAATTACCTACTTTTACAGTGCCGACAGATTCGAGTGGGAATGAAACTGGCGAATCTTCTAGGCCGGCACGCGGAGTGCGAAGCGGTCAAGCAACTGCTCGCCCGGGCGCAGGCGGGGCGAAGCGGGGCGCTCGTGGTGCGCGGAGAAGCGGGCATCGGGAAGACGGCGCTGGTGGAATATGCCCGCGACGTCGCGGCTCCTTTGGGGTTCCGGGCGGAGATTCTGGCCGGAGCGGAGTCTGAGACGCAGTTCGCGTTCGCCGGGTTGCACCAGCTGTGCGGGCCGTTGCTGGACCGCGCGGGTGCGCTACCCGAGCCGCAGCAGGCTGCCCTGGGCGTGGCGTTCGGGCAGCGAGCCGGTGCCGCGCCGGACCGGTTCCTGGTCGGGCTGGCGACCCTTAACCTGCTGGCCGAGGTCGCCGAGGAGGGGCCACTGTTGTGCCTCGTCGACGATGCGCAGTGGCTCGATCAGCCATCCGCCCAGGTGCTGGCGTTTGTGGCACGTCGGGTGGCGGCCGAGCAGTTGGCGCTGGTGTTCGCACTGCGCGACCACGACGGAGGCGACGTTCGCCCGTTCTCCGGGCTGCCCGAGCTGCGCCTGGATGGGCTCGGCGAGACCGACGCGCAGGCGCTGCTGGCTGCTGCGGTCCCCACACCGCTGGACGACGGGGTCCGAGACCGGATCATCGCCGAGTCGCGTGGCAACCCCTTGGCGCTGCTGGAACTTCCCCGAAGCACGCCGCCGACGCAGCTGGCCGGCGGGTTCGAGCTGCCGGACGCGTTGAGCGTTCCTCACCGCATCGAGGAGAGCTTCCAGCGCCGTTCAGGTAGCCTGCCCGCCGAGACGCAACTGCTCCTGTTGGTCGCGGCCGCCGAGCCGACTGGCGAGGTGGCGCTGCTGTGGCGCGCGGCCGCACACCTGGGGATTGCCCGCGAAGAGGCCGCACCCGCCGAAGCCGCCGGACTGCTGGAGATCGACACCCGGGTGCGGTTTCGCCATCCGCTGGTGCGCTCGGCGGTGTACCGGGCCGCCACACCACCCGATCACCGCCGCGCACACCGCGCGCTGGCCGCTGCCACCGACCCGCAGCTCGACCCCGACCGGCGCGCCTGGCACCGTGCGCAGGCCGTGCTCGGCACCGACGAGGAAGCCGCCGCAGAACTTGAGCAATTGGCCGACCGGGCGCGAGCCCGCGGCGGGTGGGCTGCCGCAGCGGCGTTCCTGCAGCAAGCCGCCGAGCTGACTCCCGAGCCGGTCGACCGTACGAGACGGGCGCTGGTAGCCGCGCACGCCAAGCACGAGGCCGGTGCGCCCGAGAGCTCCCTGAGGCTGTTGACGATCGCGGCCGCCGGGCCGCTGGACGCGTTGCAAGCAGCCCGCCTGAAGTTGCTGCGTGCCCAGGTCACGTTCCACACCACGCGCGGTAGCGAGGTGCCGGGAATGCTGCTGGACGCAGCCAGGACCCTCACCCCGCTCGATGCGGCCCTGGCCCGCGAGACCTACCTGCACGCGCTCGACGCGGCGCTCGTGGCCGGTGACTCCGACCGCGGCGTCCTGGAGGTCGCCGAGGCCGCTCGGGCCGCACCTGCACCGCCAGGGTCGCCGCAGCCGTCGGACCTGTTGCTTGATGGCCTCACGAAGACCTTGACGGGTGGATATGCGGCGGGAGCGCCTAGGCTGCGGCACGCCCTCGAGGCGTTTCGCAACAGCCCGCCCACGGACCCCGAGCAAGACTGCCAGAGCGACCGCTGGCTGCGGCTGGCCGGCCGCAACGCGGTGGCAATCCTCGACGACGAGCTGCTCTACCTACTAGCCAGCCGTAACGTCCAGTTGACTCGTGAGGCCGGTGCGCTGACGACGCTCCCGGACTCGCTGCGCTTCCTGTCCATCACGTCGGTCCTGATGGGCGAACTCGCCCGAGCCGGCGAGCTCGCCACCGAGGCGACGACCATCACGCAGGCCACCGGCGGCGTACAGCTGCGGCACGCTCACATCATCCTGAGTGCCTGGCGTGGCGACCAGGCGGAGACCACGGCGCTCAACGCCCTAACCGCCCAGGACGTCGCCTTCTCCGACGAGAGTACGGAGGCCTCCTTCGCTCAGTACGCGATGGCGGTGCTCCACAACGGGCTGGGCAACTATCCGGCCGCGCAGGACGCTGCGGTACGGGCGTTCAATTCCCCAGAGCTGGCGCTCAGCAACCTCGTCCACTTCGAGCTCATCGAGTCAGCTGCCCGCGCCGGTCGACCAGAACGAGCGGTCGAGGCGATGAAGCAGCTCTGCTCCCGGGCTCGTGCCAGCGGGACGCCGTGGGCGCTGGGAATGGCGGCGCGCTCAGAGGCGCTCACGAGCGCCGGATCGGCAGCCGAGGATCAGTACCTCGAGGCGATCGCGCAGCTCAAGCACAGCCGGATGGGCGGTTACCTCGCTCGTACCCATCTCGTCTACGGCGAGTGGCTACGCCGCGAGGGCCGCCGTCGGGAGGCCCGCGAACAACTTCGCACCGCCCACGAGCTGCTGTCCGATATGGGTGCGGAGGCGTTCGCCGAGCGTGCCGCCCGCGAACTACGCGCCACCGGTGAACACCCACGAAAACGCGCCGCTCAGCCGACCGACGCGCTCACCGCCCATGAGCTGCACATCGCCCGGTTGGTCGCCACCGGAGCGACCTCCCGGGAGGTCGGCGCACAGCTGTTCCTGAGCCCGCGCACGATCGAAGCCCACCTGCGCAGCATCTTCCGCAAGCTGGGCATCACCTCCCGCAGGCAGCTCAAAGAACTTGCACTTCCTGATTGGGCAGGCCGCGGGTAG